The genomic stretch TTGCCTAATCAGTATTAGGGTGATGCACTTTACACGGTAGTGCATGTTCTTAATCTCACTTCTACTATTGCTTTTGTGAGGGCAAATATGtctagtccttattttaatgatgtcaaacctctATATTCGACCACATCGTGTCTTTGAATAATATCATCATAGCATAGAAAGCATTCATCCtttaacatgttcaaaatatagtTTTCGTGTGTTCAAGCATATAGGAGCATATCTTATatgtgaatcatgcacttaatcatagtaaacatcctaggttcataagagatCGACTTAAATTGGTCATAATATGTTgcaaaactcatttttggaaatttaacctatgtgagtcgactcatgactcggagCAAAACCTTCGGGTCCGAACAGGTTGACTCATTCCTGGAAAAcctgaatgagtcgactcatgcACTCTATATATCGACTAATTTCCCAATCATATTGCGATGGTTCCGAACAGGTCGActcataggtcgactcaaccatgtaataaactctgtttgagtcgactcgTCACAGGTTTCACTTAATTTTCTGTTGTGTAACTTTGTGAAAATTTTCTGTTATGTTAGTTATTTGTCCATACATCATATAAATATTCAAATGTCTCTTCTTCAACATTCgaacaagaaaagtgaaagatatacaccaaagtgctcatTATCTTCATTCTTCgttgcatttctcaataatcacacataataatctttgttgagcattgtgcattgcAGCTGTGATAACGTCCATATAAGATTGGATTATCTTATTTTTGGTTGAgactttgtgtgggtttttcttaaataaaaccCTTGAGGTTTTGTCCGTCAAGACTTGGgggtttttgcactaacctttgcttcacagattcagccgagtgaaaagtttgaagaacggaaggttcgATCAAACCAGTAGCGGTAAACGGAGGATTATGAAGAAATCTTAGGGTTCAAGCAACTTGCGTTCGAAATCAGCcgagctgaagttttggagaacgAGGTGTTCTTCCAATAAGGTAGCGGTAAACAGAGGTTTATTCGAAGTGCTTGAAgaacttggttcaactcgaatcaaggggagagaatacaataggatctgcaacaactctagggGTTGATAGCCAGTGATCATTTGTTCTCGTGTATTAACTTTGCAACGTGTTAATAaaaatatctcaattctagatttagaattgagggcagacgtaccctaagcgaggacgataggggaacaacctcaacaaatccggtcttgttctctctatcccttaactctttaaattctaTATTAATTACTTTGTGTGTGAAATTAATCATAAAATCAATATCGCTTCATTGATGTGCATATCAATTGTTCGATAAATTGTTtgagtaaaattctgcacattcaaCTTGAGTGAAATTGATACTTTGTGTgaagtgcacaccaagtgtttgacaAAATTAATTTCGCACAAACTTAGTAATATTTTCCTTGATCTCTTATTGTGTTGagcattattagaggtaacgatatcaaggatcATAGTAGTTAATTGATTGATTTAGATAGGGGTTGATTTTCTCTATCTTAAGTAATTCCATTCGGTTCACGtatatccgatctttccattaaaaggatcgtttagacgatttaaatctagggtgcttccgcaaccgtttgaaaatattttttaaaaagCGCTTGATTTCAAAAttgatctattcaaccccccttctagatcggtactatcgtctaatAGCTTTGAACAATGAAGTTTCAGACAAATTTTGGTTTGGAAAGAATGTCAAGTATGATTGTATGAGAGTCTGGGGTTGTAAGGCTTTTgtgcatattccaaaggatgaaaGATCCAAATTAGATGCAAAGTAAAGATAATGTATCTTCATAGGCTATGGACAAGATGAGTTTGGTTACAAGTTGTATGATCCTATAAGGAAGAAGCTTATTCGAAGTCGCGATATGGTGAAGGGGAGAGCGATATATCACTAGATGAGAATCTTGGTGAAGCTCTAGAAGGATCTCAAGTTCAACTTAGGCAATCTAAAGACATAGACAACCTTCTACAAGGTATAATTCTAATGAGTATGTGACCTTGACTGATGAGGGTGAACCCCAGTGTTTTCAAGAGGCCATGGAAAGTGATGAAAATCAAAAATGGATGGATGCAATGCATGATGAGATGAAAACATTGCATGATAATCATATTTATGGTTTAGTGAAGTTGCCTAAAGGAAAAAAGAGCTTTGGAAAACAGATGGATTTATAGAGTTAAACATGAGAGCAACTTTAAGTCTCCAAGATATAAAGCCATATTAGTGGTGAAAGGGTTCCATCAAAGAAAGggtgttgattttaatgatattTTCTCACCTTTTGTAAAGATGTCATCAATTAGAACCGTGTTGAGTTTGACTGCTACTCTTGATTTAGAGGCTGAgcaaatggatgtgaaaacaaCATTCCTTCATGGTGATTTGAAGGAAGAGATCTACATGAAACAACCCGATGGCTTTCAAGTTAAAGGTAAAGAATATAATGTGTGTAGATTGAGAAAGGGTTTATATGGGTTGAAGAAAGCTCCAAGGTAGTTTGAGTCTGTTATGTGTGATCAAGGATACCAGAAGACAACTTCATATCATTGCGTCTTTGTTATAAAATTTTCTAACAATGACTTCATTATCCTATtgttatatgttgatgatatgctTATTTTAGGGAAAAATATTTCTAATATTAACAAGTTAAATAAGCAATTGGGGGAGTTATTTTCCATGAAAGACATGTGAGCAGCTAAATAGATTATTGACATTAGAATCATGTGTGACAgaaaaaaagagaagaaacttTGGATGTCACAAGAACATTATATCGAAAGAGTGTTACAAAGATTCAAAATGAAAAATTCTAAGGCAATAAGCACTCCTCTCGCTACTCATTTTAAGTTGAGTTCTAATCAAAGTCATTCAAGTGAAGATGAAGCGTTTGATATGAAACGTGTTCCTTATGTGTCTGTTGTGTGTAGTTTGATCTATGCAATGGTGTGTACAAGGCCAGATATAGCACACGTTGTTGGTACAGTCAGTAAATTTTTGTCAAATCCAGGTAGAGAGCATTGAAATGTTGTAAAATGGATTTTAAGGTATCTTCGCGGTACTACTTCTGCAAGGCTTTGTTTTGGGGGAGATAAGCCTACTCTAGTGGGGATACTCTGACTCTGATATGGCTGGAGACATTGATTCCAAAAAGTCCACTTCGAACTGCATTATAAAATTTGCAGGGGAAAATGTGGCTTAGTAGTCCAGATTGTAAAAGTGTGTAGCATTGTCTACTACAGAGGTTGAGTTCATTGCAATTACCGAAGCATGCAAAGAGTTACTATGGTTGAAGAAAGTTTTGCAGGAGTTTGATTTTGTTCAAGATAAAAATGTGTTACTTGTTGATAGTCAAAGCGCTATTCATCTTGGTAAGAATCTGACTTTTCATAATATGTTCAAACACATTGATGTGAGATATCATTAAATACGTGATGTTTTGGATGCTAAGTTGTTGGAGTTAGCTAAATCTCATATAGATAATAATGATTCTGATATGATGACTAAACCATTATCAAGAAAAAATTTGAAGTTTGTTGTAATATCATCGGTTTAGCAATTTCCTCGGAATAATTGAGAAAAAGAGATTTGTTGAATTTAACGATTTCTCTTCATTTCTTTTGATAAATGGAGAGCTCTATAGCAAATATTGTTGGTATATAATGCATGTAGTTTTGAAATATATGACATATTTTGAATAATTTGATATTTATACACTAAAATCTGCTCTTCTTTTCTTTTGAGAAATCCTACCTGTTTGCAAGAAAGATGATTTAATAATTGAGATTAAATTTCTTTCCATTTTTTGCCCGTTCATAAAAATACCATCGATGGATGACAAATAATTACGTTATTATgtttaaattaaaaaatttcttTAATATATTTATAGTAACGATTTAATATATTTATCATAACGTAACATATAACAAAATGATATGGGACTATTAACACTTATTAAGAGACTTGGTTTAGCATATCATTTTAGCATAAAAAGACcataatttttataaaataattttaaaattctataaaaaaatcatattttaaattaaaatatcaattttataGTATTAAAGATTAAAATATAGTGAAAATTACaaactattttaaaaaaatatattttaaaaatagcttttataaaaaattattcttaataaattaaaatttaaatgatttttaaaaatttttaaaattttaaaagcAAAAGAATAAATACTTAGAGtaatattttaagaaaaatatttaatctaatttattatttaaaactttttttaaacaaaaaaaatgtaaCACTGTAAAAATTATTTTACAAAAACTGAAATAAATAGCCCTAAATTTCAAACAAGTCTTTAAAGAAATAATTTTCAACTTTGGAAATTATTCATTTTAATAATTTAGATGACAAATGAAAATAATCTATTTGAATGAttatgcatcatgaggtcttATGTTACATTATTAAAACATATATCGTCACtcttttttaaattaaataaaaacataCCGAAAGAGATCACAACTAAAGAATTTTAAAATGGAGGCCAATTCTGTGAGCTGCTAAAAATAAGATTAGAATTGAGACTATCTCTGCTTACAAACTGATACATTATCTACCATTATTTGCACAATATTTACAGGTCCAACCTCCGTAATACTAATATCCATGGCAATGAATTATTTCACCTTTATCTCATTTTTAACTTAGAGTTAAAATAATTGTCAGAACCGATAATATATCCATTGATagtttttatatttttataaaataatcAATTTGATTTGGTTGATCAATTTTTTagaatatttttttaaatattatatttatatGTGTATTTTCTATCATTATATTTTTGGtgtattttatattattattatttttttaaataagatattttatataatatataatcCATACGAAATATGGTTGTATCATGAAATAAATTCACAATTGAATATAAAAGTTGACATTTAATACGATTAATATGAGAATTTGGGAAGAGATTTGAAAATTTAACAAATATACGTAACAATAATAATCAAAGGTTTAACTTAAATTAACATGTTTCACATTTTAAAAAACACGATAAAACTATCGTGTAATAAGACTAAACTGAAAATTATtgatgaagaaaaaaaaatataaaaaataaaaactaatgAAAAAAAACTTGAACACAAATAAAACAAGTATAATTATAAAAATGACATTGTCGAGAGAAACAAAGATAATCCGAGTAATAGTTTGGTGAAAAGTTTCTCTAGTTtatagtttttattttttatatttgaaGTTTGATTTTAGCTCTAACTTATAATTTCTATTTTCTATATTTGAATTTTGATTTTATAGTATGTTTTATTGAGGATTAAATAAAAAGTAATTatttataattataatttcgGTTTAATGATTTGAAAAttcttaaaaattaaaattaagaATTGAACCAAACCacttttatttttattgatttaaacaaaaaaaacaatcaattttttttatttcttttaatttgaattatcaatttaattgatttttttatcGGTTCCAAATATTGTCGATTGAATTATCgattaaatttaaatttttaacTAATTTTAAATAAAGAAATATTGTCTTGGAAATTGTGCATTGATTTTAATAAAAGGATTTTGCTAACTTGTGTCCCAATGACACAAGTTAAGATTACTACTATTAAAAATTGTgttgaataaaataaaattttaagtTTTAAGAAATTAAATATCCGCATTCAAAAGAATATTTCTATAAATATATCATTAACTTGTGTCATTGGGACTCATGTTAGCATTAACcttaataaaaatatatatttaatatttgAATTTCTTCTTTCAATACAAATTTTTTTATAAGTAGGTCTTTTAACtacacaagttagcattacccatatttttattttaaaatcaGTATATAATTTCCAAAACTTGGTGCAAGAGGACATTACCCTTATTTAAAAGCAACGTGCTCCTTATAATAAGGTTTGTAACTAAGAATAGTATTGTTAGCGGGGTAGAAAAATGTCTTGAGAAAATTTCTAAATAAAACAGTAGCCCAATCGAATAAAAGTTCCCGGCTTAAATCTTTTTATACCAGAGTCATCACCATCGATGTCTTTCTCTTTTCGGAATCAACACCAACAATGTCTTGGCACTCAATAGAATTCGGAGACTGAGACAAACTTTGATCTTGACTTCTTCCCCTTAAATCTACTCTCATTGTCCATCTTCAATTCAACAAACTTACTGATTGTCATATTCAAACAAGATCAATTTGTTTCTCATAAGCTTCAACAAATGTAACCAATACATGAATCCTTAAGACACAAATCTATAGCAACAGGTATAAGATATGTAAAAACAAAAAGCTATTAAGACACAAATCTAAAAACTTATAAGTCAttcaaaacaaagaaaacagtGCATCTCCAAATTTACAACTTGACCAGAATCGCGATTGCCTTAAATATAACACAATGTGACAGTTATTTAAAACCTTTCATCATCTAATAGTTCTTCCTCTGTTACATATTCATCATAGCCCAGATTCTGATCTCCTTCCAATTCATCATCCGAACCCTCTATTCTTCCCATTAAACCCATTCCCTCAACCTTTCCATTCTCAACAACATTCCAAGCAAGCCACAAATCAGCATTCTTCCCCAAATCCCTATCCTAATAATCTCCAACAACAACAGTCTT from Lathyrus oleraceus cultivar Zhongwan6 chromosome 7, CAAS_Psat_ZW6_1.0, whole genome shotgun sequence encodes the following:
- the LOC127102717 gene encoding uncharacterized protein LOC127102717 codes for the protein MKFCSWEKLKSIKLSRSKVWFVRRIHTYNEAAGNVVAPRVGFGLGSELRRAGVFVKVVKVGEKGNAADLWLEREMMSGEVGWLVLVSDDREFAEMLRKDRDLGKNADLWLAWNVVENGKVEGMGLMGRIEGSDDELEGDQNLGYDEYVTEEELLDDERWTMRVDLRGRSQDQSLSQSPNSIECQDIVGVDSEKRKTSMVMTLFSLITR